A window from Callithrix jacchus isolate 240 chromosome 17, calJac240_pri, whole genome shotgun sequence encodes these proteins:
- the LOC144579957 gene encoding very long chain fatty acid elongase 5-like isoform X1, which yields MEHFDASLSTYFKALLGPRDTRVKRWFLLDNYIPTFICSVIYLLIVWLRPKYMRNKQSFSCWGILVVYNLGLMLLSVYMFCELVTGVWEGKYNFFCQGTRTTGKSDMKIIRVLWWYYFSKLIEFMDTFFFILRKKNHQITILHVYHHTSMLNIWWSVMNWVPCGHSYFGATLNSFIHVLMYSYYGLSSIPSMRPYLWWKKYITQGQLLQFVLTIIQTSCGVIWPCTFPLGWLYFQIGYMISLITLFTNFYIQTYNKEAASRRKDHLKDHQNGSVAAVNGHTKSFSPLENNVKPRKLRKD from the coding sequence ATGGAACATTTTGATGCATCACTTAGTACCTATTTCAAGGCATTGCTAGGCCCCCGAGATACCAGAGTAAAACGATGGTTTCTACTGGACAATTATATACCTACATTTATCTGCTCTGTCATATATTTACTAATTGTATGGCTGAGACCAAAATACATGAGGAATAAACAGTCATTCTCTTGCTGGGGGATTTTAGTGGTGTATAACCTTGGACTCATGCTGCTGTCTGTGTATATGTTCTGTGAGTTAGTAACAGGAGTGTGGGAAGGCAAATACAACTTCTTCTGTCAGGGCACACGCACCACAGGAAAATCAGATATGAAGATTATCCGTGTCCTTTGGTGGTACTACTTCTCCAAACTCATAGAGTTTATGGACACCTTCTTCTTCATCCTGCGCAAGAAAAACCACCAGATCACGATCCTGCACGTCTACCACCACACCTCAATGCTGAACATCTGGTGGTCTGTGATGAACTGGGTTCCCTGTGGCCACTCTTATTTTGGTGCCACACTTAATAGCTTCATCCACGTCCTCATGTACTCGTACTATGGTTTGTCGTCCATCCCTTCCATGCGCCCATACCTCTGGTGGAAGAAGTACATCACTCAGGGGCAGTTGCTTCAGTTTGTGCTGACAATCATCCAGACCAGCTGCGGGGTCATCTGGCCATGCACATTCCCTCTTGGTTGGTTGTATTTCCAGATTGGATATATGATTTCCCTGATTACTCTCTTCACAAACTTCTACATTCAGACCTACAACAAGGAGGCGGCCTCCCGAAGGAAAGACCACCTGAAGGACCACCAGAATGGGTCCGTGGCTGCTGTGAATGGACACACCAAAAGCTTTTCACCCCTGGAAAACAATGTGAAGCCAAGGAAGCTGCGGAAGGATTGA
- the LOC144579957 gene encoding very long chain fatty acid elongase 5-like isoform X2 → MEHFDASLSTYFKALLGPRDTRVKRWFLLDNYIPTFICSVIYLLIVWLRPKYMRNKQSFSCWGILVVYNLGLMLLSVYMFCELVTGVWEGKYNFFCQGTRTTGKSDMKIIRVLWWYYFSKLIEFMDTFFFILRKKNHQITILHVYHHTSMLNIWWSVMNWVPCGHSYFVASVCADNHPDQLRGHLAMHIPSWLVVFPDWIYDFPDYSLHKLLHSDLQQGGGLPKERPPEGPPEWVRGCCEWTHQKLFTPGKQCEAKEAAEGLKTKNETLQTKSSDCKHNMSCAPMLVNSCCN, encoded by the exons ATGGAACATTTTGATGCATCACTTAGTACCTATTTCAAGGCATTGCTAGGCCCCCGAGATACCAGAGTAAAACGATGGTTTCTACTGGACAATTATATACCTACATTTATCTGCTCTGTCATATATTTACTAATTGTATGGCTGAGACCAAAATACATGAGGAATAAACAGTCATTCTCTTGCTGGGGGATTTTAGTGGTGTATAACCTTGGACTCATGCTGCTGTCTGTGTATATGTTCTGTGAGTTAGTAACAGGAGTGTGGGAAGGCAAATACAACTTCTTCTGTCAGGGCACACGCACCACAGGAAAATCAGATATGAAGATTATCCGTGTCCTTTGGTGGTACTACTTCTCCAAACTCATAGAGTTTATGGACACCTTCTTCTTCATCCTGCGCAAGAAAAACCACCAGATCACGATCCTGCACGTCTACCACCACACCTCAATGCTGAACATCTGGTGGTCTGTGATGAACTGGGTTCCCTGTGGCCACTCTTATTTTG TTGCTTCAGTTTGTGCTGACAATCATCCAGACCAGCTGCGGGGTCATCTGGCCATGCACATTCCCTCTTGGTTGGTTGTATTTCCAGATTGGATATATGATTTCCCTGATTACTCTCTTCACAAACTTCTACATTCAGACCTACAACAAGGAGGCGGCCTCCCGAAGGAAAGACCACCTGAAGGACCACCAGAATGGGTCCGTGGCTGCTGTGAATGGACACACCAAAAGCTTTTCACCCCTGGAAAACAATGTGAAGCCAAGGAAGCTGCGGAAGGATTGAAGACAAAGAATGAAACCCTCCAGACCAAGTCATCTGATTGTAAGCACAATATGAGTTGTGCCCCGATGCTCGTTAACAGCTGCTGTAACTAG